The Tolypothrix sp. PCC 7712 region ATGCGAGCTACGGCGGTTTATCACTATCAGTATGACCCATACGATCCTAATGAACCCACTAATTACCAAACCCCCATTGCCTGTGTTAGCAGCTACTACGACCCTACCAATGAGACTACAGCCAAGAATGAATCTAGTGGAAGGAAGTCTAATAATGGTGTTGTTTACTCATTTTCTTCTCTGTCAAAAAGCGGTTATGAAGCAGCATTGAACTACCAAGCCGCATTGAAATACCCCAATGGGCGCTTGCTAAATAAACCACTTAAGGATGCTTTAGATAAAATCGCAGCTAGTAAAAATCTTACCCTTTCAGAGCAATCAGCAGTTGATTCTGCAATGTGTGCCTTGAAAATTTTGGATGACCCTTTGAGTGATATTAATGATGGTGTTATTCCGCATAATGCTATCTATGAAAAAACTTTTCTTGATGCTAGACAGATTAAGGCAATAGATAAAGAGACAGGCTCAAAAAAATATGATTTAGATGTAGAACTACGTCAGCCTTTAGAAATTCGTGCCACAGTTTTGGATATGGATTTGCTACGTAGTAAAAAAGCCAAGAATGATGGAGAGTTTCTATTGCCAAATAGTGGCATTATCTATGCAACTCGTGATGATGCATTACCAGATTTAAGTAGTACTAACGATCCAAATACAGCCACTAGTACAGATGTAGATTTAAGTTCTAAAGACTTTAAGCTAGACCCTACTCGGCGACCTAACGGCATTATGCTAGTTAACGGTAGTGACTTGAGCCGTAACGCTACTTATAAAGCAGAAGAAAAAGGTTTAATCTTAGTATCTAACCTGCCTGTATATGTTAAGGGTGATTTTAATAAACATACCAAAGAAGAATTTACAGAGACTTTAAGTACAGATCCGTATGACAATCTGTATACGATCTGGCAAAACTTCTATACTCGTCAAACTCTTGATCCCAACTTTGCATGTCGCGCAGGACAGTTTAGTACTTGTAACACTGGTGAAACCTGGCGACCAGCAACAATTCTAGCTGACGCAATCACCGTTCTTTCTGCTGATTTCAAGGAAGGCTATCGCAATGATGGCGACTACGACCTGAGAGATAATTATGGTAATTATCCTGTGGGTTACGACTTTAATAACGATAACAATATTGATACAACATCAGTATTGCTCGATGAAACAGCTATTAAGTTTGATGTCAATGGTGATGGTGACATGGCAGACACATCTGTAGCACTTAATGAAAGCAACATCACTGCAACTGTTGCTGCGAGATTAAATGGCTTTTGGGATAATAACTTTGTCACTAGTCGTAACTTTACAGATGAATACTATTCTCAGGCTAATAATACTAGTGCAGACCCATTATCTAGTTCTTACTTCAACAACTTTGTGACTCCAATTCAGCGCCGGGTGCGGTTTTCTGAGTATGTCATGGAAATTTGCCCCAAGTTAACGGTAACAGCTTGTAAACCTGGTGATTGGGTAGTGGGTTATGACAGCGATGGAACAATTAAAGCAAATCAGTTATTACAAGCCATAACTGATGCTGGTGGAACATTTGATAAAACTAAGCTATGGGCAGGTACTACAGCACAAGCTGCTACTCAAGAAGCCCAACAATACCCTAGAAGAGTAGCATTTTTGAGGTATGGCAATGGTCTGACAGTTACCAAGAATGGGACTGCTTTAAATGCATCTCCAGTAGAAAACGCATTAGTACTGGACTCTGACAAAACACCAGTTCCTCTGGGTATTGTTAGTGGACAAGTCAAATATTTGCCTTTTTCTAGCACTCTAACTATCAACACTCTTACCTACGATATCTTCGATAAAGATACTAACAACTACCCTGATAGAACTTCTAACGCTCTCTGGTTTAGAACTAGAAATAGAAACGGTAACGCAGAAAATTATAGTTCTGACTATCGTCTAGATTTTCTCAACACCCTAACTGAGAATAGAGCCACAGATCAACCTCTGTTAGTACCAGTGCTACAAATTCAGTATCCAACCGCTTCAACAATTGATGAAGCAAATCTTTATTCATCTAGAGGTAACCCTAATGATCTAATAAATCGTGCTAAAACTAATTGGTTACAAAATGCAACGGAAACACAAACCAATATTGTATTTGCTCAAGGTGACAGCCCAAGCCGTACAAATGAATCTGGTGGTGGTTTAGAGAACTTTGTACGTTACTTAGAACGCTGGGATATAAACGTAGATTCTTACGGGAAAAATCATAAAGCTAATGGCTCTTTCATTGAGTTTAAACGCAGTTCCTATGCGTCAGCACCTTTCCAAGTCCTGACTAATAATAGTGGTACCGAGACAAGTATTTTTAAATACCCACAAAGTTATACAACTAGCGTATCTTTGTCAGGCGACATAAATAATTCTAGTGGTGTAGGTTCTGGGCCCTTCTACTCGCCACCTAACCGTCTGTGGGGTTACGATGTCGCCTTGCTGACTCAGTTACCTGATTTGTTCTCTCAGCGCTTCACAGCACCAACACTTAACCCTCCCAATGAGTTTTACAGAGAAGTGCCACGAGATGACAACTGGGTGAAAACTTTGCTATGTGCTGCTGAATACGATGACCCGTCTGACCCCAGTACTGTTGGTTACAGCCCTGCTACTAACTATGGCACTAACTACAATTATGCTATTAGCTCAGACCAACGTCCTAGCTGCCCTTGATATAACCTACCTCAATTGCTGAATTATGATTCATTACAAACAGCAACAAGTATCTACTTCTAATCAATCAGGGTTTACCATCATTGAGTCTTTGGTGGCTATGGTAGTTGTTTCTATTTTAATGGCAGCGATCGCGCCTGTGATTATCTTATCTGTAGCAACCAGAGTACAAGCAAAGCGGATTGAGTCTGCAACTGACGCTGCCAAAAGCTACATTGATGGTGTCCGATCTGGAGTAATTACTACTCCAGATTCTCCAATTACAGATAGCACAACTATCGCAAACTATGCTGCTCCTACAGTGGGGAGTTTAACCTGTGGTGCTGGTAGTGGTTACTGTTCTTCACCTGCAAATAATTTATACTGCGTTTCGGTTGATGGTAATGCTTGTACTACTACTAATGCCAACAATTTTGTAATTCAGGCGATTCGGTTGAATAGTGCTACTGAGACTACTGGCGGTTCTACTACTAATATTACTGATCCTGCGAAGGGCTACCAGTTAGGAATACGTGTTTACCGAGCAAATGGTTTTAGTAGCGACGGCGGGGACTTGAAAAAAGCACCTAATAAACAAGCAACTTTTACTGGGGGATTAGGCGATCGCAAAACGCCATTAGTAGAAATGACAACAGAAATTACAAAAGGAGTAACATTTAGTGATTTTTGCCAGCGTTTACAACAAACTAATCCGCAATCTACATGTTCTTAGTTCTAACTTGAAAATGGGCATAGGGTTATGAGATATGGGAAAGACAGATTTTCATGCTTGGTTGTACCAAAACTTGGTGTGAATCGCTAGCCATAAACTAGCTATACATTGAAAGAGGATTTATAAAGTAAATCTTAAGTAGGTGTTTTACGTCCATGAAAAAATTGAGATTTAGAGACTATAAAATTGAGTCGTAAAGCGCCATATTATGTGGCAATGCATAGGCGTTAGGGTTGTTTTTTAGTCACAAATCATATCGAAAATAGATATGTGGCTAAACAATGCCAGTTTGCTCAAGCCAGGAAACTCACCTACGCGACTGGCTCCCCTATAGCAATTTATTTTTACTTTATCAATCATCTCTGGAAACCATACCTTTTTTATCCTTAGTATACATTTGATAAATTCAGATCTAAGCAAATCAAATTTTTTAGTAAGCTTCCGTTTCTAAAATAGACTGAGTTGATTCATCAATCTCAATGCTAAATACCTGCAATTTTAGGGAGAAAACATAGCATTATGAGTTTTTATAAATATTTTTTGAGTAATTATATAAAAAAAATTGGATTAAAACAAAAAGTCAATGGATTTACCTTAATTGAGCTACTTGTTGGTCTAATTTTAGCTGCCATAATCATTACGCCTTTGTTGGGATTTATGATCAGTATTCTTGAGAATGATCGTAAAGAACAAGCAAAGGCAACTACCGAACAAGAAATAAGATCAGCACTTGACTACATTAACAGAGATATGCAACAAGCAGTTTATATCTATGATGCTGATGGT contains the following coding sequences:
- the hpsA gene encoding hormogonium polysaccharide biosynthesis protein HpsA, which gives rise to MSRKRQLVKAITKLLKNFTRKCLSKTKKQIIWLLRAIFTTRRKRGSVNAGFVLPTVAMVALVVVLLTTAILFRSFERSKNASNVRVNEIVLRASAPALDRAKSKLDKLFQDPRLPRSTPSDFSLKQVIEGNIAEYTFGDETQLKLVKDVNSDNSIADDETLTSVWKYPVDTDNDGKFDSFTLYGIYFQTPTSNRARSSLEARAQPMDEGATTNKCASNVATSADLVGSQGWYKVGSKLKRSLFVYTTTVPITDLDNLDNTKYEKFTGNKGFSSLEYQQDRERLPLTNNAVIYDNDLQIAAGAGFNINGRIFTNGNLLTEFNKKYGGIIRYFLVSSPYSCYYAQENSKIIVAGNLINTRVNQSSVSDTSDNTQKSVQVDLFKDERPYDVPRFPNDSAYYINNENKTVPSGVYGNDAAYNDEAYAQRIARLLEATNALYPATDPPNSSLPDEVKEGIKNAMANDATLEPETAQNKQLTIYFKKRTRRVPYKEVGVGENALKQPPATGTTYDYTSTNPFPADGDSGNSLRPVDEWVFPFDPSDGKTEANFAKIGIHEQSTAKKLYLPATDPTTLKTQTPIQENKIGDRVLVGNGLPQYWYKGSAFVSSETGQDIVDKEWDDTTNTRQRFTQASVLDDLGVTDRDGFWEKAATQEPTGPLDVVGGLRVVTGAGIYLPKDYNPANHTFTSTQEIVWPDTMAMGVDTKNKGLPDDHTPYLQMRATAVYHYQYDPYDPNEPTNYQTPIACVSSYYDPTNETTAKNESSGRKSNNGVVYSFSSLSKSGYEAALNYQAALKYPNGRLLNKPLKDALDKIAASKNLTLSEQSAVDSAMCALKILDDPLSDINDGVIPHNAIYEKTFLDARQIKAIDKETGSKKYDLDVELRQPLEIRATVLDMDLLRSKKAKNDGEFLLPNSGIIYATRDDALPDLSSTNDPNTATSTDVDLSSKDFKLDPTRRPNGIMLVNGSDLSRNATYKAEEKGLILVSNLPVYVKGDFNKHTKEEFTETLSTDPYDNLYTIWQNFYTRQTLDPNFACRAGQFSTCNTGETWRPATILADAITVLSADFKEGYRNDGDYDLRDNYGNYPVGYDFNNDNNIDTTSVLLDETAIKFDVNGDGDMADTSVALNESNITATVAARLNGFWDNNFVTSRNFTDEYYSQANNTSADPLSSSYFNNFVTPIQRRVRFSEYVMEICPKLTVTACKPGDWVVGYDSDGTIKANQLLQAITDAGGTFDKTKLWAGTTAQAATQEAQQYPRRVAFLRYGNGLTVTKNGTALNASPVENALVLDSDKTPVPLGIVSGQVKYLPFSSTLTINTLTYDIFDKDTNNYPDRTSNALWFRTRNRNGNAENYSSDYRLDFLNTLTENRATDQPLLVPVLQIQYPTASTIDEANLYSSRGNPNDLINRAKTNWLQNATETQTNIVFAQGDSPSRTNESGGGLENFVRYLERWDINVDSYGKNHKANGSFIEFKRSSYASAPFQVLTNNSGTETSIFKYPQSYTTSVSLSGDINNSSGVGSGPFYSPPNRLWGYDVALLTQLPDLFSQRFTAPTLNPPNEFYREVPRDDNWVKTLLCAAEYDDPSDPSTVGYSPATNYGTNYNYAISSDQRPSCP
- the hpsB gene encoding hormogonium polysaccharide secretion pseudopilin HpsB, whose protein sequence is MIHYKQQQVSTSNQSGFTIIESLVAMVVVSILMAAIAPVIILSVATRVQAKRIESATDAAKSYIDGVRSGVITTPDSPITDSTTIANYAAPTVGSLTCGAGSGYCSSPANNLYCVSVDGNACTTTNANNFVIQAIRLNSATETTGGSTTNITDPAKGYQLGIRVYRANGFSSDGGDLKKAPNKQATFTGGLGDRKTPLVEMTTEITKGVTFSDFCQRLQQTNPQSTCS